One Aegilops tauschii subsp. strangulata cultivar AL8/78 chromosome 2, Aet v6.0, whole genome shotgun sequence genomic window, GGTCCGCGGTAGAAAAATCAAAGAAACCGGGCAATGGGTCTTGAAGAGTCATGTTGGCACTCACACATGCGTATCCCCGGACAAGGCCGACCGAAGCAAAGGACACCGTCAACTCACGTCTGAGTATCTAGGATACAAATTGTTGCATCAAATAGCACATGATCCAACCGTGAAGGTCAAGTTTCTCATGTCTTCGATTGAGGAACTTTTCGGATACCCGATCAAGTATGGGAAGGCATGGATGGCGAAGGCAAACGCTATTAGGATGTTGCATGGTGATTATGAGGCCGCATATAACATTCTTCCCAAGATGTTGGCAGCCATTGCTCATCGAAACCGAGGAATGCGCCATCGGGTGGAGTCAATTGACGGAGTGTTTCGTCGTGCCTTCTGGAGCTTTGGACAATGCATTGAGGCATTCACGTATTGTCGCCCGGTCTTGTCTATAGATGGTACATTCTTGACCGGCAAATATAAGGGCACATTGATGGTGGCGATGGCGCACTCTTCAAATGATAACGTGTTGCCGGTGGCatttgccttggtgccttcggagcacgatgataATTGGGAGTGGTTCATGGAGCATGTGAGAACCAAGGTGATAGGCAAGCGAGAGGTATGCATTATATCGGATCGCCATCATGGGAGTCTCAAAGCAATAGACGTTGATATTCCTGGTCTTCCAAAGCTTCAACACCGTTGGTGCATGAGACActttgttgcaaacttttaccgGGCATGCAAGAGCAAGGAGTTTTGCAAAGACCTTACCCTTGTTTGTGTTGCATTCAACACCGACACATTCAAAAGCCGATATGATAAACTCCTCAAGGCTTTGGAGAAGAACAAAGGGGGGGAAAGAATTCTTGGTTAGGCACTTTCCGGATAAGGAAAAGTGGTCACGCGCTTACAATGAAGGAGGTATGCGATATGGGGACATGACAAGCAACATGGTGGAATGCTTCAACAATGTGTTGAAGGGTGTCCGTTCCTTGCCGGTGACCGCAATACTCAAGTACACTTTCATCAAGCTCAATGAGTACTTCCTAAAGCATTCTGAAAGCACGGCCAAGTGGATTGGTGAAAAGATGGACTATCCATTAAAGGTTCATGATTGGTTGTTGCATCAAGCGCGCAAGTCTGCCAAACAACAAGTGATCAAATATAATGAAAAAGAAATGATATATCAAATCGATGAGCCGGGTGGGACGACAAGGGATGGTAGGTCTTATGGTGGAGTTGCTTACGAGGTGTGTCTGAAAAACCGTTGGTGCTAGTGTGAGAGGCCACACAAGTATCATTGGCCTTGCTCGCATTTGATGACCGCAACACGGGCGAGAAACGTGCGCGTATCCGATGGCACAACGGTGCGGTTGCACGAGTTCACATTGGAACGAACAAGGTTGACATGGGTGCCTCGGTTCAATCCTTTCCTTGATGCCTCACAATGGCCTGAGTATGTTGGGCCAGACATTGTGCCAGATCCCGCACTCATGGTGCCTAtgaggggaagaagaagaaagaagagattCCGGAGTGACATGGATGATCTAGCTGGATACACCGGAATGAAGCAATTTGGTAGTGGTCATTTCATGGAGCCACCGGAAAACAACAATTGTGGAGAATGCAACGACACAGGACACAACGTTAGGACATGCAAGGACTAGCCTTGGAGGGGGCCGTGGCCGTGTATCCGGTGGTTCTATGACACGTCGGGTTGATAGGGGAAGGCCTATCGACGTGTTGCTCAATCCGGATGGTTGAAATAATGTGAATGGTACTACTTTTAATATGTTCATGCATGTGTTGATATATTTGCCCCTTTACATGTCAATGTGTTCATATTTAGACTTAACATCTTTATTTGTTGTAGGGCATGGCTTCATCCGGTTCCATGACGAGGCCACCGTGTGCTCACCAAGAAGACATGCCACACAAGTGGAAGGACGCATCTTTGGACAAGGTGAAGGAGAAAGATGTGAAGATTCCGCCATGTTGGTGTGGAGATGTTTGCAAGGTGAAGGAGTCCACCGACCGAAAGAAGTCATGGACCGAAGGAAGGAGATATTTTGTTTGCCCCAATTATGCTTACGATCGTGCGCTTCCAACTAACGCCTATGACCTTCCACCGGTATGCTAGAGAAGTAACATGTTACTCTCAAATGTGTGTCAACACTAACATCCGTTTTATATGCAGTCACCGCCTCCTCTATGCAAGTACTTCAGCTGGAAGACATGAAGTGCCAAAAGATATCCAAAAGGACCAATTAGAAGATTGTCTTAGGCGCCAGCGACTATTCGAAGAAAGGTTTCAAAGAGGCTTGGAGGAAGAGCGTCGTCAGAAAGAGAGGATGGAGCGGAAGCAACGCGAGGAGGAGAGGGCATGCCAAGCGAAGCTTGCTCGTGAGGAGGAGAGGGCAAGAAAGCTTGCAAAAGCTCGCAAGGCACAAGAGGAGGATGAGGCACGTGACAAGAAGGGGAAATGGCCCCGTATGACTCAGTAAAGCCTTTGCTTCGGTGGACTCGTCATGTAACCGGATGAAGCCATGCCAAATTTATCATGAACTATGTAGTACTAAGGCAAGAAGCCATGTGTCGTGAACTTGTTGTGAATGAATTTGCCATTTGTATTGAATTTGTTGTTTAGATGTTTTCAAGGTATCGTGATAACTTTAGTTTGTCAGCAATTCATGTGATTTGTCAGCAATTCATGTGATGATTTTATTTATAAACTGTTGTGCTGAGAAGGAGGGGCAGAACAGAGGATTACTCTGTTTTTAAGCCTACCGCCATAGACCGTGGCGGTAGGTTGTTGGACCCTACCGCCAGAGCCCATGGCGGTAGGTGGGGCAAAGTTTCTGTGACGAAGAGCAGCAATCCCTTGGCGGTAGGCTCAACCCCTACCGCCATAGGGCCTGGCGGTAGGATGATGTAACCTACCGCCATAGGGCCTGGCGGTAGGATGATGTAACCTACCGCCAGACAACGTGGCGGTAGGGTGTGTACATCTTCTGTGACGGAAAACGCCAGCGCCCTGGCGGTAGGGTTGACCTACCGCCACAGGCCAGGCCCTGTGGCGGTAGGGGTTGGTCCCTCCTACCCTTTTCCCCTCTGTTTTGCCCCATTTGTCGAATGTTAGCATAATATACCCAATTCTGTCAAATATTAGAATGATCATTTCGCAAGCACATACATAACTCAACTCAACATAGTTCATTGCATTCACGAATAACACATGTTCAAACTTATTAAAACATGACCCGGTTCGGATGACATCGGTTGAAACTAATAACTCATGCTCAACGGCACATTTTCTAAACAGGTAACATATTTCTCATACTTATCAAACGTTCAATTTGATCGTCACGCGCTTGATTACGCTTGAGTTGAAAGTCTGTGGATCCTGCCCAATGACCCAACACACCATTCGTTTCAAGGAACCAAGCCCATGCAGCACGGCGAGCGGGATTCTCTGACACGCCCTGTTTGATTGCCCATCCTATGACCTGCCCGGGTTTCCTCAAGTCCATCTCACGGAATTCTTCTTTGCTTGCAGTGAACGCAATCTCAACTGCCAAAGCGTGTCTGCAAGCATATTCCCGGTCTTGCAGCTCATCAAGCAACCTCTCTTTCTCCTTCACAAGCTTTCGGAAAGCTTTTTTCTCCTTAGCATCAGAAAGTTCCTCGATAAAGTGATACTTGCTGAAATCCTTCATGGCCGCATTTGCCTCATCACAACTCTTCAACCATGCTTCACATTCCTTCTTCAAGCAACGGTGTCGCTCCGCCATGATCTTCTCACACGCTATGTTCATAGTCATGGATTGACTGTCCATCCTACATGAATATACGGGTTTAAGATGACATAAAccaaaacataaaataaattaagtagagtacaacacttggttactTGATATGACATACAACACCAAGTTCTTAATGAGTTCAAATGTTAAGGGTACAAATCATAGTAGTTCAAATGACGACCAAGCATAGGGTACATGTCATTACAGTCCAAATGACAAAGATTACATAGCCTCATGCAATTCTATGCGGCGTACGGTCCCGGGTTGCAACAAATAACATCATTTCTTTCTTTGACCCATGCCCAACGAGAAGCCCGGTTCTCGTCCGACGAGAATGGTTGGCGAACTAACCAATCAATGACCTGACCATGATTGCCCATGTCTATCTCAGCATATTCTCCCGTTGTCAAACACAATGTAATTTGCATTGCAAGATCACGCCTACAATTTTTTTCCGCTGTCTTGAGCTTCTTCATCAGCCTCTCCTTTTTTGTTATAAAATTTTCGGAACGGTCTTTATTGAAATAATTATATGAAAAGGCCCTACACTCCACATTCAACGCATCAATGGCTTCGATCCACAAATTTATCTTTTCCTCAATCAATTCGCGTTCACGGTTCGCCGCCGCCTCAGTAGAAGTTTCAAAGAAAACGAACGGTGCCATCCTACAATTCGAAAAGTTGCTATTAAAGTAACTTAGCTTTAATTGCTTTCGTAAGCCTAACCTAACCCCAATTATGTACATTAAGACTAGCACTAGATCTAGGTACACAAACTATTCTACAAGCAATTCTAAGCACATCATACAGAAGGAAATCACAAACATAAACCTAAATGGATCATAGTAATTGATTTGACCACACCAAAATGATGAGTTAGGGTTTGCAATCAAATGAGCAAAtgcaaagtaaacaaagataTCAACCAATCAAAATGAGGGGAAATGAGAGAGCCACCTTGAGTGATGAAAATGGTAAGAATCCACCGGAGAAATCTCAAACAAATGAGAGAGATTTGGGAggctcttgtgcttcaaagaaAGAGGGGGGAGAGTTGAGCTCGGTGGAGAGGTGTGGCCTGAATGAGTGGTTGAGGAGGGGGAGGAAATATCCAGCCCCTCCCCACCTTATCCACCACAcaggaccctaccgccagagggTCTGGCGGTAGGCTTCAGTACCCTACCGCCGGAGCCCCTGGCGGTAGGCCCTTTTCCACGTCAGCCAGCTCAAACGGCCGTCAATCGCCGTGAAAGGCCCTACCGCTAGGGGGGATGGCGGTAGGACGTGCACACCTACCGCCAGCCCCCCTGGCGGTAGGCAAAAGGGTCAGATCCCGAAAAAATTTCGAACGGGGGTCAGATCCTGATTTTGTTTGCAAAAaaggtcaaaacacgaaattttgcccCCTCGGACATGTCAGATGCCATGCATAAATTCTAAAGTGTTTGGTCCCGAGCACTCCTGTGCGAAGTACAAGCTAACGACATTAAAGTGGTTCGCTCGGGATGGCAATTTGAGCGAACGCATTTGGGATGGAAATTTCAATTTTTAGAGCTTGACAATTTTCACATTTTTTCTGATGCAATATTTTTTCTGATGCAATATGGCAATTCTCTTCAGTCAGCATGGCAATTTTTACTATTTTCTTTTTTGAGGCCGGCAATTATCTATGTTGCAATCATGGCAAATCCTTGAAACCACATGGCAATTAGACTAGCCACAGTGAAgagtaacatacactagtaacactagtagagtgcccgtgcgttgctacgagCTCATAATATGATAATGTAGACACAAAAATATCATCTTGATGGTCAATTTTAATAATAGTCACAAAGAAGATTGTATCCTGATTGATATTTTTTGAAACAAACCATGTTTATTATTTACTCCCTTTGGTTCATTGATTTGAAGATGCAATCAAAGTTACCTTGTACCCTCATATCGTGTGGCATCAACTCATGGAGACGCCTTTCATGATTATGGTTCTACCCATGGCTCAAAATTATAGACATGTGTGGATCGGATGTTCTAAATACATTGTAGGGTCTCATCCATGGaatatgaacatttttttacTTATAAAACCAGAAAATTGGAAACATGACTTGCCACTCATGGACGGTGAATTCGACGATATTCGTAAAATATGGTGAGGCTCTGCAACACAAAGAACTCCTCCATGCTCTAAAGAAATTGTAGGGTTTCACATGTACAAGGGTATATAATTCAGTAGAAAAAAAAAAACCAATTTTAAATGTTGGACATAAACTTTTAACAAGGTCTCCCAACAGTATTGACAACAAACTACATGTATATTGTTACATCAAAACGGAAGTCAAATGCAAGCATCTATAAATGTACATAGCAGCACCCTCATATAGCAATATGGCATGTACAACAAGTGTCGTTTCACAACTAAAATTTCCTTATATGTTCATAGGGAGTTATGTTTGGGATCCAAATACCAATTCAGAATAGGGACCACTTTCCAGCTCAAAGCATGGAATCGATTGGCTTTCAAACTTAAATGAAATTCTGCACATATTTTTGCTATACATAGAATCTCAAACATTAAGCCAGGAAATACAGTCAAGCTCAAGTGGGGATTAGTAACGCTGACTGGACTGCTTAATCATACTCCAAATTTTAGCTTTGTTTGTCTCAGTGTTTCAGAGAGCCCTTTTAGGCCAAAACTCCAAAAGGTATTGGAACAACACCACAAAAGGTTAATAAAACAAATATGAACCTTTTTATACTTGTAGCACCAGAAAACATGACTTGCAGCTCATGGATGGTGAACTCAGAGGATATTTGCAGAATATGCTGAGTGTTGTCAACACAAACGAGCTCCCTCGGGACCCTTTGTCACCCATCGAATATTTACCATACTGGAATCGGAATCGCCTTCTAGTTATCAAGACTTTATTTGTTCCATTGATGACACTGCTGTAAGGAAGGAAATAGAGAAAACATGGTAAACAAATTCAGACAATGATATCAGGAAAGAGAGAAATTGTGATTTTTCCCACATCCTTTGTATTTTCGGGTGAACTAAAATAATATTTGAACATGTATCTAAAATAATTATAATAGTAAAATTCTTAAAACAGAAAGATCTGAAGTTAAAAAGGAAGGCCGACCTGAACTTGCACCATCAGTTTAAATGGGCGTGATACCCCAGAAACTGCAGTCCACTATCATTGCTTGTTTGCTCTAGAGCATATGGACAGAGCACAATATATATGTGTTTAATGACCACAAGCTAACAACCAGACAAATCCAAGGTGGCGTCTAATCTTCGTGTTTGGGCTTATCGTGCTAAGGATGTCCAAAAGCCGCACTGCAACAACGAGCGTAAATTCTACTCTGCCGTCTAATTTAGGCGTTTCTCCATTCGCACAAATATAAAATTTGAATAATTCGCACAGGCCCCGAACCTTCTGCATTCCTTAATTTAATGTTCAGGTGAGCAAAATGCATGTTGTAGTTTCCCTAAAAAAAGTTTGGATGGGAGCGACTGTTGCTACAGTCACATTAGCAGAAGGAATAGAGGAATCTACAGTGTTATCCTTGAGATCAATATTGTTCATATAAATAAATCTATAGACTGTAAAAAAATAAATGGTGATACTTATCGACAGTACCTCTTTAGTATATGCGAGAGCCTGAGTGCAACTTCAGGTTAGTAGTCGCTGAGAGTAGCATGTACTATTGCAGTGCTCCTCTGCTCGAGATGAAACTGCACCTATTAGCATGTATTATTGCAGTGCCCACTCTTATGTCATTTGCATACTCAGAGGACCACCACCAGTGTTGCCTTTGAACTGGCTGGGGTTGAGCATAACACCTCACATGATGTCCAATTTTGTACCTGAAAGTAGAGCAGCTGCACAATTCTTAGTGTGGCGGTGTCTGTGACGATGATCAAGTGACTGTAGCTGAACGATAAGTCTGCACTTGACGGTGAAACATTCAACCTCCACCTTCTCCCCGACGGTGAAGAACTTGTTGATCTCTGCTGCCGGTGGCATCCTTTGATGTTGCCCTCAGGTCTAAGTGGAATGGCGTAGCGGTCGTCAGTGTTGTCGGATACCTCCTGCGTTTTTGTTTTGATTTGCTCGCTTTAAGGAACAGATTTATACCTCCTCCATCAATGAAACACACAAGCTGGAAAAGCAGGGAAAGCTTAGCAGTTAGCACAACTTCCTTCAGAGTCCATGTGGTGTCAGCATTATATGCAAATCCAAAAGCTGAAAATAACAATATGATCATGTCAGAGATCTTTATAATCAAAAGTATCTAAATATGTTGTCTGTATAATGCAGCCAGGGGCTAAACTAACATGAGCAGaaaatttgtaagaatgcacctTCACATTCAAAAAATCACCGAATCACAGATCCAGTTATGCATTTATTTTTCTCGCATTCCGTAAACTTTAATTCCTGTTTGTTTAAACAAGCAAATGTGAAGGGAGATCATCAGACCAAACATCTTAAACATCTAGATGACAAATAGAAGCTATAAGAGGCTGTACCTGATGTACAACAATCCTTCTTAAACAGATCTGTACCTGATGTACAACATCTAGATGACAAATAGAAGCTATAAGAAGCTATAAGGTTGACCAATAATTCTTGCCCGCTCCACAGATCTGTAGCACTACTATACTATTGCTACAATTGAAACCTCTATTCTTTTAATTTTACTTGATTTTCAAAGCAAGCCGGTTGAAAGTGTAGCTCCGAGATTCCAGCTCTACATGGACCAAGTAAACCAAAGTAAGCTAGCTATGACTATAAAAGCTACTTTTAAATTTGACTCTCTGTCATGTCTGAATTACAGATATTTTCACCATCTTATCAAACTAAGTAAATACATCTGCGACAATGCTACTTTCTCAATACTTGAGCCAAGAAGATACATTGTGATATCAGAGAAATAACATTAACCTTCCACTCCGCCATAGGATTATATTGAAATCGTAAACCCAAGAGCACCACCAAAGCAAGCAACTCCCAGAAACGACTCCGCCTGTCTGATGTCTAGTCCTGCAGCTGCACGTCATGACCGCCGCCAGCGATGGAGGCACGGCCACCGTCATCATCTCCACCTGAGGCGTCTCCTTCCTCCTCCGTGCGGGTTCTCGCTTACAAGTCTCCCCCTGCCTGCCTCCCTCTCCTCCGCAGCCCCCGCACGAGGCCACGTGATCGTTGTCAGCTTCATGGGTGGTAGGGGCAGGGACCCGCCACCCATTCCGGAATCACGGCGATTCCAGGGAGTGCTTGGCTTGCCTGCTGTCCATTCATACGGCTCTGCGTCGCAACCACTATCATCAATGGAGCCACAACCGTTGTCCTCTCCGCCTCAGGCTCAGACATACATGAGCTAGATAAATCCTTATTACTCTCCACAAGCAACGTTGTCATGAAACATATAGGAGCAAGCTATATCACAAATTATTCTCAGGAGCTAGTTAAGTTACCAACAATCATTTATTATTAACCTCAAGCACTACTTTATTTCAAAGAACATAAAAATGAGGAAAATCTGAACAAACATAACCATTTGGATTTTGGACACTGCTGAGATCAATATTCAGATATCTTGATTTTTTTAAAAGCCTATCAATGCTTTTGGAATAGTTATGATCGGAATGGGCCATTTGTTCTGAGATTTGACGAATACACAGTATATTCTCATATGGCAACCTGTACATGAACACCAACCTGCTGAGACCAAAAAAATTTGCGAACGTACTTGCTGAATAATATAATATATAGTCTGCAATCAAAATAGTGTATCTCGGTCTTTTGTCAGCAACATCTAAGATTTCGTAAGCTCTAACAGTAAAAGACCATCAAGTGCAAGAATTGGAACATGAAGAAGCTTACGTGGGCATGATGCCATCGGGTTGTATGCCAAGATCGTGGTTGTAGAGCTCCCTCTATCTCCCTTGCCAAGCTCTCCCTCCGACCAGCAATAGAACAACTGCTCTTGCTGCTTTTGAACTCTCCTCGAGTAAACGCGGGAACTGAGATTgaatgtggatgaagtgatcaccTTGAAGATGCGTGGCTTGAGGTGCTTGGAGCAGATCCATCACGCGCGTGCCCCTCTACTCCTACGGCTTCATCAAGATGAAGAGGCTAGAGAGAAGGAGCGACAGAGGTCGTCCCCTCTCCCTCCGCTGGCAGACCCAAACCATCAGTTAGAACGCGGCTAGGGCGCGGGGAGGCCATGCCATCACGGATCAACAGCGAGAATGCAGGCCCTCACAAGTTGTAAGCGCCCCTGACCACCACGTCGGCATGGTTGAGAAGAGATGGATCTGGGCGGTGGTTTCCGGTGACGAGCGAAATAGAAGTTGCTTGTACCCATAGTAGCTGTGTCGGCAACGGCCATCACAATGAAATATAATCAATGCGTGTCGTCCTGAGTTCCTGAAAGTTTTCACCTGGATTTTCCTGGACCAATGAAGCAAAAACATGCACAATTTCTCAAACAAGGATAGATGAAGTGTGTGAATCAGATGCAGTATTAATACAACAAAAAATAGCACTGTCATCAAAGGAtttgttagagttataatataagtcatgtacccctttgtatttattccgttgtataaggggtttcctgcatatgttccacacctgtacatgtatatatatcggcctatggcctcatgggaatacaagttgcatatttcctaacatggtattagagctagGTCAATTTTTTGCACGCCGCAACTCGTGCTGTTGATCCTTcgtggccgccgccgctgctttTCTCTGTCGTAACGCCGGTTCTCCATGTCCGCTCCTCTCTGCTGTCGGTCCACCCAAGGCCGGCTCCTTCCCCGTCCGTCCCGCCTCTCTGTATCGCTCGCACCGCATCCTTTGGATCGAGCTGGCTGGCTGTCTCTCTGGATCAAGCCGGTCATCTCTCTGGATCAGATCTCCATTGGGCTGCTACTCTTCAAACGACTTGACACCGCCCGCCGCCCCTCGTTGGACCTCCCTGCCAGCTGCCGGTCTCCGCCTTCTGCAGCTCCTTGCCGCTGGATCTCGCCGCCAGACTGCTCTCCTCGCAGGATTCTGCCGGAGCGCCCGTTGCCAACTGACGGTCCCTGCCTGCTGCTGCCTTTCTCCTCGTCCGGCGGTTGTCGTCTGCTGCGGAAGCCCCTGTTACTCACGCGTGACTGCTGGTGCCtgtaaaaaaaaaaaaaagaaaggcaCGATGTCTCAGTCCTCGGGTTATGTCGCACGTGGTGATTGTCGCTCTACATCGACTCCTCCTGCGACTTTCATCGGTGATTATCGTTCTACACCGGCTCCTCTCATGGCCCCCATCGGATGTGTTGATGCATATGACTCTATTGACCCGCGTCTTCCTTTGGCGCTGGGGCTTGTCGGCATGTGCCCTCGTCTCCTTCACCGGCCTCTACGGATGATGTTGGTTATGCTATGTCGCCTCCTCTGGCAGCTTCCACAGGTGGTGGTGGGCCTGGTGGCCGCTCCTCTCCCAGTGCTACTGCGTTGTCTACTTCGGCTATGTACTTCACCGAGCAGGAGATTGTGGGGCTTCGTGGTCTGCTGACCGCCTCCGACTCTTCATTGCCGGGTGCATCTACGTCGACCTCTTCAGTTGAGCTCCTGACTGAGCAGGAGATTACACGCCTTCGGTGCTTGCTTGCTGCATGCTCTGGTTCTTCACCGACGGGTTCTGCTGGTTCTGCTACTGACTCCTCTGGCATTGTGAGATCACCTTCAACACAGTCAGGTACATCTCCATGGATTCTTGATACTGGAGCATCTTTTCATATGACTCATGATTCATCCACCTTGTCTTCTATTCGTGCTCTTGATTCTCCTATTCATGTTCTTACTGCTAATGGTACCTCCCTCCCGGTTAATGGTCGAGGCATTCTTAGCACCTCATCTTTTCATGTTcctgatgttgctcatgttcctcgacttaccatgCAGCTCCTTTCTGGTGGTCAGATTGTTGACTCCGGTTGTCGGGTGATTCTAGACTTTGACTCTTGTTCTGTTCTGGACCGTCACACTGGTGCTCTCCTTGGTGCTAGCCCCCGACACCGTGACTCTCAGGGTCTCTGGGAGCTTGACTGGCTTCACCTTCCCTCCGCTGCCACCGCCGCCAGTCTTTCCCCCTCTGttgccttgtctaccagctcttttcagcagtggcatcatcgcctTGGTCA contains:
- the LOC109747456 gene encoding uncharacterized protein, which gives rise to MNLMDPMIQVSGPDPTETSKIVLLLLLSILVCFIDGGGINLFLKASKSKQKRRRYPTTLTTATPFHLDLRATSKDATGSRDQQVLHRRGEAALLSGAVSSRAEEHCNSTCYSQRLLT